In one Dreissena polymorpha isolate Duluth1 chromosome 7, UMN_Dpol_1.0, whole genome shotgun sequence genomic region, the following are encoded:
- the LOC127838416 gene encoding serine/threonine kinase-like domain-containing protein STKLD1 isoform X1: MLSSMENYTIKEQIGKGAQAIVYIVERQQDKKLFVLKKVECFDESEANKAFKEATILQNLQHVYVSGYNEFFVLWEQQDSSVYICILMDYFPNGTLEDILTEYRGKKEVIEEQKIKFWLGQIIEGLVYVHKKNIIHRDVRPTNLFMKEDHTLCLGDFGVNTIMGDAVTCTRANAEFKGIFYRPPRFSQDASMNYMAPEAASEGYTEKSDMWSLGCVLFELVTALLYSQKEAIDKLQEIRKNPDVLDYVFEEISKHYSDALIQVLKAMLKVKSQQRTTAISLLSNKYIQACVEMSDSTQLEKRKRIQSASTKKSEIVSVKSSAEDGRWPVPRGQGIFKVLEYIASLVDYEGCVRGALEYLLELAKSEDGLSLDPRGKKLIAMAMKNNMVDRDIQIHGCNVLNSLVIGADHNDALFLPEVIAVIPVAMENHKNDLDVQVAALSFLVSLAANGAAGEVIGQLGGVQDILEALKTHASSSKLCSVGLNALWGLSVHGNNVKLATEGKGIEQVCNVLKIHMNSSVVVEAACASILALSLDEENIAVICDKDGVGLLISAISSHANNAKVVKNACLALASLVEIDEESAYRVLTNEGPNNTHICGVPVIMSTYELHKDNADVVESVVTLLMELAEYAEICFDLLAYKIMQPLKDIKKKFNMNKDIMGPCEKALEKLRNVKRPVVPPTPSPDMFKSHMPVAAEA, encoded by the exons ATGTTGTCAAGTATGGAGAACTACACC ATTAAGGAACAGATCGGCAAAGGTGCACAAGCTATTGTTTACATCGTTGAAAGACAGCAGGATAAgaaactttttgttttgaaaaag GTTGAGTGCTTTGATGAGAGTGAGGCTAACAAAGCCTTCAAAGAG GCAACAATCTTACAGAACCTCCAGCATGTTTACGTATCGGGGTATAATGAGTTCTTTGTGCTCTGGGAACAGCAG GATTCTTCTGTCTACATCTGCATATTAATGGACTACTTTCCAAATGGCACATTGGAGGACATCCTGACTGAATACAGAGGAAAAAAGGAAGTTATCGAAGAACAG AAAATCAAGTTCTGGCTGGGGCAGATTATTGAAGGTTTGGTGTATGTGCACAAGAAAAACATCATACACAG GGATGTCAGGCCTACTAATTTATTCATGAAGGAAGACCACACTCTGTGTCTCGGAGATTTTGGTGTCAACACAATTATGGGCGATGCAGTAACATGCACGCGGGCAAATGCAG AGTTCAAAGGCATATTTTACAGGCCTCCAAGATTTAGTCAGGATG CCTCCATGAATTACATGGCTCCCGAGGCAGCCAGCGAGGGCTACACAGAGAAGAGTGACATGTGGTCCCTGGGCTGTGTCCTATTTGAGCTTGTAACAGCGTTGCTATACAGCCAGAAAGAGGCTATCGATAAACTGCAGGAGATTCGCAAAAATCCAGACGTTTTGGATTATGTTTTTGAGGAAATTTCAAAG cACTACAGCGATGCCCTCATTCAGGTGTTGAAGGCCATGCTGAAGGTCAAGAGCCAACAGAGGACTACCGCCAT AAGCCTGTTGAGCAACAAGTACATACAGGCGTGCGTTGAGATGAGCGACTCCACACAGCTAGAGAAACGCAAGAGAATCCAGTCAGCCTCCACGAAGAAATCAGAAATAG TTTCTGTAAAATCATCAGCAGAGGATGGTAGAT GGCCAGTTCCCCGAGGGCAGGGCATTTTCAAGGTACTCGAGTACATCGCTAGCCTGGTAGACTATGAGGGATGTGTGAGGGGGGCACTGGAGTATCTTCTGGAGCTTGCCAAGTCTGAAGACGGACTCAGTCTGGACCCAAG AGGGAAGAAACTGATAGCAATGGCAATGAAGAACAACATGGTTGACCGGGACATCCAGATCCATGGCTGCAATGTGCTCAACAGCCTTGTCATTGGTG CTGACCACAATGATGCGCTGTTCTTACCGGAAGTCATAGCAGTGATTCCTGTGGCCATGGAG AATCACAAAAACGACCTAGATGTACAGGTTGCAGCCTTGTCATTTCTTGTGTCGCTGGCAGCAAATG GTGCTGCTGGAGAGGTGATAGGCCAGCTGGGTGGGGTACAGGACATCCTGGAGGCCCTCAAGACACACGCTAGCAGCTCCAAACTGTGCAGTGTGGGACTCAATGCTCTCTGGGGACTCAGCGTACATG GTAACAACGTGAAGCTTGCAACGGAGGGCAAGGGTATCGAGCAGGTGTGTAACGTCCTCAAGATTCACATGAACTCTTCAGTGGTGGTCGAGGCAGCGTGTGCCTCCATACTGGCTCTCTCTCTTGATG AGGAAAACATTGCGGTGATATGTGACAAGGACGGTGTGGGGCTGTTGATTTCAGCCATCAGTTCTCACGCTAACAATGCCAAGGTTGTCAAAAATGCATGCTTGGCTCTAGCTAGTCTTGTAGAAATTGATG AGGAGTCGGCCTACCGAGTGCTGACAAACGAAGGCCCCAACAACACTCACATATGTGGGGTACCGGTCATCATGAGCACCTATGAGCTGCACAAGGACAATGCTGACGTTGTGGAGAGTGTGGTCACGCTGCTCATGGAACTGGCCGAATACG CGGAGATCTGTTTCGACCTCCTTGCCTATAAGATCATGCAGCCATTAAAGGACATTAAGAAAAAGTTCAACATGAACAAG gACATAATGGGACCGTGTGAAAAAGCCCTGGAAAAACTAAGGAACGTGAAGAGACCAGTTGTCCCCCCTACTCCCTCTCCAGACATGTTCAAATCTCATATGCCAGTGGCAGCTGAGGCATAA
- the LOC127838416 gene encoding serine/threonine kinase-like domain-containing protein STKLD1 isoform X3 gives MLSSMENYTIKEQIGKGAQAIVYIVERQQDKKLFVLKKVECFDESEANKAFKEATILQNLQHVYVSGYNEFFVLWEQQDSSVYICILMDYFPNGTLEDILTEYRGKKEVIEEQKIKFWLGQIIEGLVYVHKKNIIHRDVRPTNLFMKEDHTLCLGDFGVNTIMGDAVTCTRANAEFKGIFYRPPRFSQDASMNYMAPEAASEGYTEKSDMWSLGCVLFELVTALLYSQKEAIDKLQEIRKNPDVLDYVFEEISKHYSDALIQVLKAMLKVKSQQRTTAISLLSNKYIQACVEMSDSTQLEKRKRIQSASTKKSEIVSVKSSAEDGRWPVPRGQGIFKVLEYIASLVDYEGCVRGALEYLLELAKSEDGLSLDPRGKKLIAMAMKNNMVDRDIQIHGCNVLNSLVIGADHNDALFLPEVIAVIPVAMENHKNDLDVQVAALSFLVSLAANGAAGEVIGQLGGVQDILEALKTHASSSKLCSVGLNALWGLSVHGNNVKLATEGKGIEQVCNVLKIHMNSSVVVEAACASILALSLDEENIAVICDKDGVGLLISAISSHANNAKVVKNACLALASLVEIDEESAYRVLTNEGPNNTHICGVPVIMSTYELHKDNADVVESVVTLLMELAEYDDIRAEMNHLNIGPGLLSEIFKRFKENVDIMGPCEKALEKLRNVKRPVVPPTPSPDMFKSHMPVAAEA, from the exons ATGTTGTCAAGTATGGAGAACTACACC ATTAAGGAACAGATCGGCAAAGGTGCACAAGCTATTGTTTACATCGTTGAAAGACAGCAGGATAAgaaactttttgttttgaaaaag GTTGAGTGCTTTGATGAGAGTGAGGCTAACAAAGCCTTCAAAGAG GCAACAATCTTACAGAACCTCCAGCATGTTTACGTATCGGGGTATAATGAGTTCTTTGTGCTCTGGGAACAGCAG GATTCTTCTGTCTACATCTGCATATTAATGGACTACTTTCCAAATGGCACATTGGAGGACATCCTGACTGAATACAGAGGAAAAAAGGAAGTTATCGAAGAACAG AAAATCAAGTTCTGGCTGGGGCAGATTATTGAAGGTTTGGTGTATGTGCACAAGAAAAACATCATACACAG GGATGTCAGGCCTACTAATTTATTCATGAAGGAAGACCACACTCTGTGTCTCGGAGATTTTGGTGTCAACACAATTATGGGCGATGCAGTAACATGCACGCGGGCAAATGCAG AGTTCAAAGGCATATTTTACAGGCCTCCAAGATTTAGTCAGGATG CCTCCATGAATTACATGGCTCCCGAGGCAGCCAGCGAGGGCTACACAGAGAAGAGTGACATGTGGTCCCTGGGCTGTGTCCTATTTGAGCTTGTAACAGCGTTGCTATACAGCCAGAAAGAGGCTATCGATAAACTGCAGGAGATTCGCAAAAATCCAGACGTTTTGGATTATGTTTTTGAGGAAATTTCAAAG cACTACAGCGATGCCCTCATTCAGGTGTTGAAGGCCATGCTGAAGGTCAAGAGCCAACAGAGGACTACCGCCAT AAGCCTGTTGAGCAACAAGTACATACAGGCGTGCGTTGAGATGAGCGACTCCACACAGCTAGAGAAACGCAAGAGAATCCAGTCAGCCTCCACGAAGAAATCAGAAATAG TTTCTGTAAAATCATCAGCAGAGGATGGTAGAT GGCCAGTTCCCCGAGGGCAGGGCATTTTCAAGGTACTCGAGTACATCGCTAGCCTGGTAGACTATGAGGGATGTGTGAGGGGGGCACTGGAGTATCTTCTGGAGCTTGCCAAGTCTGAAGACGGACTCAGTCTGGACCCAAG AGGGAAGAAACTGATAGCAATGGCAATGAAGAACAACATGGTTGACCGGGACATCCAGATCCATGGCTGCAATGTGCTCAACAGCCTTGTCATTGGTG CTGACCACAATGATGCGCTGTTCTTACCGGAAGTCATAGCAGTGATTCCTGTGGCCATGGAG AATCACAAAAACGACCTAGATGTACAGGTTGCAGCCTTGTCATTTCTTGTGTCGCTGGCAGCAAATG GTGCTGCTGGAGAGGTGATAGGCCAGCTGGGTGGGGTACAGGACATCCTGGAGGCCCTCAAGACACACGCTAGCAGCTCCAAACTGTGCAGTGTGGGACTCAATGCTCTCTGGGGACTCAGCGTACATG GTAACAACGTGAAGCTTGCAACGGAGGGCAAGGGTATCGAGCAGGTGTGTAACGTCCTCAAGATTCACATGAACTCTTCAGTGGTGGTCGAGGCAGCGTGTGCCTCCATACTGGCTCTCTCTCTTGATG AGGAAAACATTGCGGTGATATGTGACAAGGACGGTGTGGGGCTGTTGATTTCAGCCATCAGTTCTCACGCTAACAATGCCAAGGTTGTCAAAAATGCATGCTTGGCTCTAGCTAGTCTTGTAGAAATTGATG AGGAGTCGGCCTACCGAGTGCTGACAAACGAAGGCCCCAACAACACTCACATATGTGGGGTACCGGTCATCATGAGCACCTATGAGCTGCACAAGGACAATGCTGACGTTGTGGAGAGTGTGGTCACGCTGCTCATGGAACTGGCCGAATACG ATGACATCCGAGCCGAAATGAACCACCTTAATATTGGACCTGGATTGTTGTCCGAAATATTTAAACGGTTTAAGGAGAATGTG gACATAATGGGACCGTGTGAAAAAGCCCTGGAAAAACTAAGGAACGTGAAGAGACCAGTTGTCCCCCCTACTCCCTCTCCAGACATGTTCAAATCTCATATGCCAGTGGCAGCTGAGGCATAA
- the LOC127838416 gene encoding serine/threonine kinase-like domain-containing protein STKLD1 isoform X2: MLSSMENYTIKEQIGKGAQAIVYIVERQQDKKLFVLKKVECFDESEANKAFKEATILQNLQHVYVSGYNEFFVLWEQQDSSVYICILMDYFPNGTLEDILTEYRGKKEVIEEQKIKFWLGQIIEGLVYVHKKNIIHRDVRPTNLFMKEDHTLCLGDFGVNTIMGDAVTCTRANAASMNYMAPEAASEGYTEKSDMWSLGCVLFELVTALLYSQKEAIDKLQEIRKNPDVLDYVFEEISKHYSDALIQVLKAMLKVKSQQRTTAISLLSNKYIQACVEMSDSTQLEKRKRIQSASTKKSEIVSVKSSAEDGRWPVPRGQGIFKVLEYIASLVDYEGCVRGALEYLLELAKSEDGLSLDPRGKKLIAMAMKNNMVDRDIQIHGCNVLNSLVIGADHNDALFLPEVIAVIPVAMENHKNDLDVQVAALSFLVSLAANGAAGEVIGQLGGVQDILEALKTHASSSKLCSVGLNALWGLSVHGNNVKLATEGKGIEQVCNVLKIHMNSSVVVEAACASILALSLDEENIAVICDKDGVGLLISAISSHANNAKVVKNACLALASLVEIDEESAYRVLTNEGPNNTHICGVPVIMSTYELHKDNADVVESVVTLLMELAEYDDIRAEMNHLNIGPGLLSEIFKRFKENVDIMGPCEKALEKLRNVKRPVVPPTPSPDMFKSHMPVAAEA; this comes from the exons ATGTTGTCAAGTATGGAGAACTACACC ATTAAGGAACAGATCGGCAAAGGTGCACAAGCTATTGTTTACATCGTTGAAAGACAGCAGGATAAgaaactttttgttttgaaaaag GTTGAGTGCTTTGATGAGAGTGAGGCTAACAAAGCCTTCAAAGAG GCAACAATCTTACAGAACCTCCAGCATGTTTACGTATCGGGGTATAATGAGTTCTTTGTGCTCTGGGAACAGCAG GATTCTTCTGTCTACATCTGCATATTAATGGACTACTTTCCAAATGGCACATTGGAGGACATCCTGACTGAATACAGAGGAAAAAAGGAAGTTATCGAAGAACAG AAAATCAAGTTCTGGCTGGGGCAGATTATTGAAGGTTTGGTGTATGTGCACAAGAAAAACATCATACACAG GGATGTCAGGCCTACTAATTTATTCATGAAGGAAGACCACACTCTGTGTCTCGGAGATTTTGGTGTCAACACAATTATGGGCGATGCAGTAACATGCACGCGGGCAAATGCAG CCTCCATGAATTACATGGCTCCCGAGGCAGCCAGCGAGGGCTACACAGAGAAGAGTGACATGTGGTCCCTGGGCTGTGTCCTATTTGAGCTTGTAACAGCGTTGCTATACAGCCAGAAAGAGGCTATCGATAAACTGCAGGAGATTCGCAAAAATCCAGACGTTTTGGATTATGTTTTTGAGGAAATTTCAAAG cACTACAGCGATGCCCTCATTCAGGTGTTGAAGGCCATGCTGAAGGTCAAGAGCCAACAGAGGACTACCGCCAT AAGCCTGTTGAGCAACAAGTACATACAGGCGTGCGTTGAGATGAGCGACTCCACACAGCTAGAGAAACGCAAGAGAATCCAGTCAGCCTCCACGAAGAAATCAGAAATAG TTTCTGTAAAATCATCAGCAGAGGATGGTAGAT GGCCAGTTCCCCGAGGGCAGGGCATTTTCAAGGTACTCGAGTACATCGCTAGCCTGGTAGACTATGAGGGATGTGTGAGGGGGGCACTGGAGTATCTTCTGGAGCTTGCCAAGTCTGAAGACGGACTCAGTCTGGACCCAAG AGGGAAGAAACTGATAGCAATGGCAATGAAGAACAACATGGTTGACCGGGACATCCAGATCCATGGCTGCAATGTGCTCAACAGCCTTGTCATTGGTG CTGACCACAATGATGCGCTGTTCTTACCGGAAGTCATAGCAGTGATTCCTGTGGCCATGGAG AATCACAAAAACGACCTAGATGTACAGGTTGCAGCCTTGTCATTTCTTGTGTCGCTGGCAGCAAATG GTGCTGCTGGAGAGGTGATAGGCCAGCTGGGTGGGGTACAGGACATCCTGGAGGCCCTCAAGACACACGCTAGCAGCTCCAAACTGTGCAGTGTGGGACTCAATGCTCTCTGGGGACTCAGCGTACATG GTAACAACGTGAAGCTTGCAACGGAGGGCAAGGGTATCGAGCAGGTGTGTAACGTCCTCAAGATTCACATGAACTCTTCAGTGGTGGTCGAGGCAGCGTGTGCCTCCATACTGGCTCTCTCTCTTGATG AGGAAAACATTGCGGTGATATGTGACAAGGACGGTGTGGGGCTGTTGATTTCAGCCATCAGTTCTCACGCTAACAATGCCAAGGTTGTCAAAAATGCATGCTTGGCTCTAGCTAGTCTTGTAGAAATTGATG AGGAGTCGGCCTACCGAGTGCTGACAAACGAAGGCCCCAACAACACTCACATATGTGGGGTACCGGTCATCATGAGCACCTATGAGCTGCACAAGGACAATGCTGACGTTGTGGAGAGTGTGGTCACGCTGCTCATGGAACTGGCCGAATACG ATGACATCCGAGCCGAAATGAACCACCTTAATATTGGACCTGGATTGTTGTCCGAAATATTTAAACGGTTTAAGGAGAATGTG gACATAATGGGACCGTGTGAAAAAGCCCTGGAAAAACTAAGGAACGTGAAGAGACCAGTTGTCCCCCCTACTCCCTCTCCAGACATGTTCAAATCTCATATGCCAGTGGCAGCTGAGGCATAA
- the LOC127838416 gene encoding serine/threonine kinase-like domain-containing protein STKLD1 isoform X4, producing the protein MLSSMENYTIKEQIGKGAQAIVYIVERQQDKKLFVLKKVECFDESEANKAFKEATILQNLQHVYVSGYNEFFVLWEQQDSSVYICILMDYFPNGTLEDILTEYRGKKEVIEEQKIKFWLGQIIEGLVYVHKKNIIHRDVRPTNLFMKEDHTLCLGDFGVNTIMGDAVTCTRANAEFKGIFYRPPRFSQDASMNYMAPEAASEGYTEKSDMWSLGCVLFELVTALLYSQKEAIDKLQEIRKNPDVLDYVFEEISKHYSDALIQVLKAMLKVKSQQRTTAISLLSNKYIQACVEMSDSTQLEKRKRIQSASTKKSEIGPVPRGQGIFKVLEYIASLVDYEGCVRGALEYLLELAKSEDGLSLDPRGKKLIAMAMKNNMVDRDIQIHGCNVLNSLVIGADHNDALFLPEVIAVIPVAMENHKNDLDVQVAALSFLVSLAANGAAGEVIGQLGGVQDILEALKTHASSSKLCSVGLNALWGLSVHGNNVKLATEGKGIEQVCNVLKIHMNSSVVVEAACASILALSLDEENIAVICDKDGVGLLISAISSHANNAKVVKNACLALASLVEIDEESAYRVLTNEGPNNTHICGVPVIMSTYELHKDNADVVESVVTLLMELAEYDDIRAEMNHLNIGPGLLSEIFKRFKENVDIMGPCEKALEKLRNVKRPVVPPTPSPDMFKSHMPVAAEA; encoded by the exons ATGTTGTCAAGTATGGAGAACTACACC ATTAAGGAACAGATCGGCAAAGGTGCACAAGCTATTGTTTACATCGTTGAAAGACAGCAGGATAAgaaactttttgttttgaaaaag GTTGAGTGCTTTGATGAGAGTGAGGCTAACAAAGCCTTCAAAGAG GCAACAATCTTACAGAACCTCCAGCATGTTTACGTATCGGGGTATAATGAGTTCTTTGTGCTCTGGGAACAGCAG GATTCTTCTGTCTACATCTGCATATTAATGGACTACTTTCCAAATGGCACATTGGAGGACATCCTGACTGAATACAGAGGAAAAAAGGAAGTTATCGAAGAACAG AAAATCAAGTTCTGGCTGGGGCAGATTATTGAAGGTTTGGTGTATGTGCACAAGAAAAACATCATACACAG GGATGTCAGGCCTACTAATTTATTCATGAAGGAAGACCACACTCTGTGTCTCGGAGATTTTGGTGTCAACACAATTATGGGCGATGCAGTAACATGCACGCGGGCAAATGCAG AGTTCAAAGGCATATTTTACAGGCCTCCAAGATTTAGTCAGGATG CCTCCATGAATTACATGGCTCCCGAGGCAGCCAGCGAGGGCTACACAGAGAAGAGTGACATGTGGTCCCTGGGCTGTGTCCTATTTGAGCTTGTAACAGCGTTGCTATACAGCCAGAAAGAGGCTATCGATAAACTGCAGGAGATTCGCAAAAATCCAGACGTTTTGGATTATGTTTTTGAGGAAATTTCAAAG cACTACAGCGATGCCCTCATTCAGGTGTTGAAGGCCATGCTGAAGGTCAAGAGCCAACAGAGGACTACCGCCAT AAGCCTGTTGAGCAACAAGTACATACAGGCGTGCGTTGAGATGAGCGACTCCACACAGCTAGAGAAACGCAAGAGAATCCAGTCAGCCTCCACGAAGAAATCAGAAATAG GGCCAGTTCCCCGAGGGCAGGGCATTTTCAAGGTACTCGAGTACATCGCTAGCCTGGTAGACTATGAGGGATGTGTGAGGGGGGCACTGGAGTATCTTCTGGAGCTTGCCAAGTCTGAAGACGGACTCAGTCTGGACCCAAG AGGGAAGAAACTGATAGCAATGGCAATGAAGAACAACATGGTTGACCGGGACATCCAGATCCATGGCTGCAATGTGCTCAACAGCCTTGTCATTGGTG CTGACCACAATGATGCGCTGTTCTTACCGGAAGTCATAGCAGTGATTCCTGTGGCCATGGAG AATCACAAAAACGACCTAGATGTACAGGTTGCAGCCTTGTCATTTCTTGTGTCGCTGGCAGCAAATG GTGCTGCTGGAGAGGTGATAGGCCAGCTGGGTGGGGTACAGGACATCCTGGAGGCCCTCAAGACACACGCTAGCAGCTCCAAACTGTGCAGTGTGGGACTCAATGCTCTCTGGGGACTCAGCGTACATG GTAACAACGTGAAGCTTGCAACGGAGGGCAAGGGTATCGAGCAGGTGTGTAACGTCCTCAAGATTCACATGAACTCTTCAGTGGTGGTCGAGGCAGCGTGTGCCTCCATACTGGCTCTCTCTCTTGATG AGGAAAACATTGCGGTGATATGTGACAAGGACGGTGTGGGGCTGTTGATTTCAGCCATCAGTTCTCACGCTAACAATGCCAAGGTTGTCAAAAATGCATGCTTGGCTCTAGCTAGTCTTGTAGAAATTGATG AGGAGTCGGCCTACCGAGTGCTGACAAACGAAGGCCCCAACAACACTCACATATGTGGGGTACCGGTCATCATGAGCACCTATGAGCTGCACAAGGACAATGCTGACGTTGTGGAGAGTGTGGTCACGCTGCTCATGGAACTGGCCGAATACG ATGACATCCGAGCCGAAATGAACCACCTTAATATTGGACCTGGATTGTTGTCCGAAATATTTAAACGGTTTAAGGAGAATGTG gACATAATGGGACCGTGTGAAAAAGCCCTGGAAAAACTAAGGAACGTGAAGAGACCAGTTGTCCCCCCTACTCCCTCTCCAGACATGTTCAAATCTCATATGCCAGTGGCAGCTGAGGCATAA